In Ferviditalea candida, a single genomic region encodes these proteins:
- the rpsO gene encoding 30S ribosomal protein S15, protein MAITQERKQQLIETYKTHEADTGSPEVQIAILTENIVNLTEHLREHKKDHHSRRGLLKMVGQRRKLLAYLKNKDVNRYSALIERLGLRR, encoded by the coding sequence ATGGCAATTACGCAGGAACGCAAACAGCAGCTTATCGAGACCTATAAAACTCATGAAGCCGATACAGGTTCTCCGGAAGTACAGATCGCTATCCTTACCGAAAACATCGTGAATCTGACAGAGCATCTTCGGGAGCACAAAAAGGATCACCATTCCCGACGGGGCTTGCTGAAAATGGTAGGTCAGCGCCGCAAGCTGTTGGCTTATCTGAAGAACAAGGATGTTAACCGGTACAGCGCTTTGATCGAAAGACTGGGTCTGAGAAGATAA